ACATGTTTAATGTTGCTGCAGATGCAAGGTTGTTATATTATATTTAACTAGCAATGCaaatcatgatatttttttttattcgagTGATCTATTGAACAGAGAGTATCATCTGAATCTGAAAACTTTTGGTTTTGTTAAGTTAAAAAATCAGGCAAATAAATGGAAAATGCTGGCTaaacttcagaaaaaaaaaacacttaattGACGTCTATGTTAATTTCATAGGATGAATTTAACAGTGTGATATTGATTTCATTTGTGGAAACAGATGCCAACTAAGGGAGAAGGAACTTCATATCAAAGAACTAAAAGAGCAATTGAATGAGCTCATCGGTCTTCTTCGACACAGTGAAGCACAGAGAAAAGAAATGGAGAAAGAGCAAAAATTGAGAGAGCATGCTATTGCAATTGCACTAGCCACATCATCTCCGGTAAGATCATATTGATGTTTGGTGACACCATAATAGCACAACCTTAAAAGATCAAGTGTTGCAACTAAGGTTGTGACCATCAAACATATCCtggattatgaactatgaaaagatgACCGAGGCCTGAAGGTGAATTGAATGGTAGACATTGAACTTGTCAATTCAATACGAGGACCTGTCTACCTAATATTTTTTTGTTCAGATTAAGATCAATTATTAGATTTGTGCACACTATAGGGCGATATTGTTTCACACCCAATTCTACAGCATTAATGGATCCAATATGAGGATCCATGCTTAGAATGTTGAGTTGGATTATGATACGGATGTCTGATTATCAGTAGGTCCCATTGTCGTCCTTTTCTAAGAGTGGTTCAACAAATATATTGTGTGCTTTCAGGAGAAACTTTTCATGTTTAAGTGCAGACTGTATTAGTTTTTTTAGGCAATGGTTCGTCAATGCATAGTGGTAGCGATATCTAATCCCTCGATACACAAAGTTGCGATATCTAATCTCTGTAACTTCTTGGTTTATTCATTTCCAGATGAATTCTTCAAATGGTTCACTGAAGCATTGCATAGATGAAACGGGAACCCCTCTGTCTCCTATAGCAGTTCCAGCACAGAAACAACTGAAGTACACTGCTGGCATCGTAAGTAGCCCCGGCAATGGGACTGCAGCATTTAACAATCACCCAATGAAGAAggtacacacacacactcactgTTCTTGATAGAGTTGCAGCCTTGGATCGTTTTGATTAAGAAAAAGGTTTTTATTTTTGACATCATCAGATGGTCCCGATCGGGCATTTATCGATGGGGAAGAAACTGGCAGTCATAGCACAAGGAGGAAAGCTTTGGAGATGGAAAAGAAGTCATCATCAGTGGCTGCTGCAATTCAAGTGGAAATGGCAGAAACCATGGAGATTGTCCGAGTGGATCCGTCATAGTGATGAAACACTGACGAGGGCTACTAGGCCTAGAACCCATCCCCATCCTCCTCTTCGGAATATAATGTGATACAAAAGAGCACAATTAATGTCAGAACCAAATCAACCCATAACAACAGCACAATTAATTACAGGGTTGTGATGGGTGTGATTTTTGTTTAGAAAGTATTTTTTTGTTTTGTATGTTTCTTCGTGTAAGCACATACATTTGATTACAGTGTTTTATGTCTGATATCCATGATATACCAATAATTAATTgtggagtttctttttttatctatAAAATACTTGCTATTATTACATACACACTTCGATTGGCAACACCCAAAGTAAGTTGTAGAAATGCATAAGCATAGATAGATAAGACGATCCAAAGCGGGCACAAATAAACATAAACATGATGACACGAGCTGCACATACAACCTTATCTATCATTCAAAGAGTCCCCTGTTACAAACAATACGCCGTGAGAAGTAACACTTTTGCAGTGAGAAGTAACTTGTCTTaataacagcagcagcagcagctgcttgTTGACTGGCTACTACACTGGAACTCGCTTGCCTCTGTAGCGCTCAAGTAACTGCAGATGTAGCCAGACATAATTTAATTAACATGTTACAAATTTACCTACAACAAATTTGGATCGCACATTCTCACCGATGTCACAAAAGGCTGTTGGAACAGCCAGCCAAAGATGGGGATCCTCTGTAGAAATACTGCAACGGTTGGCCAAAAGCCGCTGAGAAGTTAACCCAAGTCAGCAATCAGCACAATCGAAATTTCAAAGGTAAACACCAACATTAGTAGTAATCACTAACTTCAGTTAAGGTGGCTAAATATACAAAGAAGTTGACATGTCAAATATGATAACGCCATCATTTGTAATGTGTTCCAAAACACAGCCTTTTGCCAAACGGaccacagaagaagaagaagaagaaaaataaacatTAACCTCTGTACCAACAAATAGGCACTGACCTGAAGAGGACAATGAAGCCATATGACTCCACGATCATGCCAATGATTGGCCATCCAATCAGGACCAGGAAGAAGCCAGCGCCAAAGGATATGGTACCCTGCCAAATAAGCAAGAAATGATCCTAATCAAACAGCTCCATACAGCATGGTGGACCAGTCTATATCAACGAGTAAAACCTTGTAGTTCTTAGGCTTGGTGAAGAACTGCATCGTGGACTTGAGACCAATTGTCAACATTAGACCTGACAGGAAGAGAATCTGAGGAATATGCAACCAGAAAACAAACAGTTAAATGCATTAATTTCATAGGAAAAGCAAGACCAAAACATTTAATGCAGTGAAACAGGATGAATATGAAAAGAACTCACATTCCCCATTGCTAAAAGTCCCTTGTCAAAGAAGAAAATGATTCCCAAGAATGAGAAAAATACACCGAAACCCGTCAAGCCTAGCCCAATCTCTGATTAGACGGACTCAAGGTTAGAATATTAGAACAGTGAGATCATAAAAATTGAGAACCTACTAAGTAATGACAAAAAATAGCACTAATGGCATCATACTACCTAGataacaaatcataaataatGAAATTGAATGTAAATCCTTGTTACGGAACGGAGACATAAAGTATGGCATAAGAAACACGGATTGCTTGTCTACTAGTGACTGCAAAGGCCAATAACCAGCACTAGTCAATGAACAAGGGCCAAATCACTTGCATAGAGAAGTGGCAGCAGAAATGTTAAAACAACCTCTAAATGTTACAACCTGACCTTGTAACTGAatttcaagaaagaaaaaaactcTAATTTGAATTTCAACCAACATGTCTAGGATCTTAGTGAAGAATTAAATTCCTAAATGATACATATGTTAAATATTTGATTACGTTCACAACTGTTCCATTTATGGCAGATGAAGAACCAGAGAGTATTGATGGTACCAAAGCTAGTCTATGAGGAACACTATAATCAAAGTGAATCTTACTAGAATTTGAATTTCAGCCAACATGTCTAGACTATAGTGCTCCTCAGCCAATATGAGGAGCACTATAACCAGAGAATTTGAATTTCAGCCAACATGTCTAGAATCTTATTAAATAAAAAAGGTCTACCATGAAATAGATCTCAGGATGCAGAGCAAAGCAGCATAAACATGGTAATCAAACatcacccgagcccaggcgccaggCGCTTCAGGtgagcgcctaggttaaaccaggcgattgaaccagcgtttgaggtctggttcggtctccggtgctttagttggttcaatcaaaccaactaaagcaccgatatcagtatgacttccccaaccctaaccctgctcgtcgttcACGCTATTGCCGCCGcttctcgctgccgctgctgctgtcgcCACTTACCGCTCTCGCTACTGCTGCCGCGGATCGCTGCTAATGTTGCCGctcccactgtcgtcgctcgccgctcccactcCCACTGCTGCTGCTACTATTTCCACCGTCTCCGCTCACCGCTTCCCCTCCCGCTCCCATTGCTCACTACTACCGTTGCCATTGTCTCCGctctcgctcccgctgctcgctgctgtcgGTGCCACTATCACCGCTTGCCACTCCCGttgtcgctgccactgtcgtcactTGCAGCTGCCGCTCCCGCTCTTCTCAGTCAACACCCTTGGTCTTCCGACTCTTCTCTTACACTCTTTGATAGTATACTGTtagcagtatacagtatactgttaactctatactaataatagtatttgtatttattagattaatttaatagtatatttttatttaaaaatttaaataattatatttattaattatattatatatttttatattttaacgcctcacttcgctcgggcgagcgcctagcacctcgggcgtttttggaccttggcgcctagcgctttttaaatcattgttttACAATCAATCAAAATACACATCTCAAAAAATTTTAAGTTGCTATCAAAATGCGAAATCTACTTTCATCACACTTCCATGTATGAAATACTAAATGTAAATGATCTCGAGTAAATGTTTGCCTATACAAAATAcacatttatactttttttttattttccttgaaGTTGCATATCAGGTGGTTTATTGATCAGATGTGCTGCTTTGGCAACATAAAAGGACTTAAATCCTTCTTAAACCCTTATTTCAATATTTCCCTGCTTCATTGTTGTCAGCCTTTTAACTCTCCGTACATGCACCTAGTAATCAAGATGCCAGCACCTGATAGATTTAGTTGAAGTCAGGGATGTGAATGAATCCCAGTGAATTAAATGAATTTAATCTACTCCTCCCCACCTCCCCAACcgcaaaagaagcaaaataagAGAAAAGTGATTCCTGCATCACTATGCCATCTTACAAGAATGTttgcataataaaattaaaaaattgataaaaagggGAAGGAAAACTAACTAAATTATTCTTGTACCTCAAAATGTTAATTATAAAATACTTGCTTAAGAATACATGACAGATTTCGTAATAAGCTGTATAAGGTAAACATCAAAAAGTGAATTGTCTCATATTTCTTTCAGTTTTATGCTTGTAATCTACCTTATGGGAACATGTAACGGAAAATTGACATGCATTTGGCAGAGAGATCATACTTTTTCGATCATTCATCTCGAATGAAACCATTGTGTCAAGCTAGCCAATGAACACAAAGCTGCAAAAGCAAGAGCTGACACCAAGTTATTTAATTCATCAACACCAAAGTAACAAGAAATAAAACTAAAACTTATGACATGCAAAAGAAAGAAGTGACCAGCTCAAATTGGTAATCCTGAATGGATGGTCTCTTAGGCTACATGTCATCAATAATTTTAAGACACATGATTGTTTTAGGGAGTCCATTCATGATATTTAGGATACAAAAAGTAGCAAAATGCATTTCATTTTTGCCTATGTCCCCATGGAAGAAGCCTTAAGAAATTGAAAATGTAACATGAATGCTTTTATCTGCACATCTTATTGTCCTACTG
The window above is part of the Musa acuminata AAA Group cultivar baxijiao chromosome BXJ1-1, Cavendish_Baxijiao_AAA, whole genome shotgun sequence genome. Proteins encoded here:
- the LOC135672547 gene encoding vesicle transport protein GOT1-like; its protein translation is MVSFEMNDRKKIGLGLTGFGVFFSFLGIIFFFDKGLLAMGNILFLSGLMLTIGLKSTMQFFTKPKNYKGTISFGAGFFLVLIGWPIIGMIVESYGFIVLFSGFWPTVAVFLQRIPIFGWLFQQPFVTSLLERYRGKRVPV